The following proteins come from a genomic window of Lolium rigidum isolate FL_2022 chromosome 5, APGP_CSIRO_Lrig_0.1, whole genome shotgun sequence:
- the LOC124654251 gene encoding L-type lectin-domain containing receptor kinase IX.1-like, with amino-acid sequence MALSPWGCLLLVLAIAPACHARPLVEEDLAGSMATQPLRPSVISCSTAGNYSDGSPYHVNLYRLLSDIPMAVDSNGFFNGTFGAAGNEAFGLFMCYAGDTDAECQDCLDRAPDGIMKLCPHSRTVRAVYNSCSLQYSDESFFSVADLSVVDMVDLSVAPQVEQTAYQPENNRAPDQTWYGGGDKGWPDLLRGLLVGYVVDKVGLSQTRLKLIDRLTVKASQADVRIAEGTQPFTDTQWVRAVVQCTRDLPSSECTRCLSYYTDQLPRLFPNNSGGAIKGSSCYLRYAIFSDKPRAVHVQLERYQYSEKYEKEMEKHDKEMAEQKKYYEMVMATVRRRQRRKVAITASLVTISVVLVVCLVVMLVRFLRNRWRKWVAAARVAMRSYLEKLAKLMAYYRSKRVYQDELEQGTGPRRFTYNELAAATDGFSSRNKLGEGGFGCVYRGFLKDTNLHIAVKKVSKTSRQGWKEFVAEVRIISRLRHRNLVQLLGWFNGGDEGDLLLVYELMPNGSLDAHLYKPDYLLPWTVRYEVAIGLGSALMYLHQDTEQCVVHRDVKPSNIMLNASLKAKLGDFGLARFVCDGRGSLTTGAAGTLGYMDPKCVYSGKASMESDVYSFGVVLLEIACCRRPAVARADDEGVVIHLIQWVWEAYGQGAILEAADVRLDGNFIEQEMEHVMMVGLWCGHPDPGLRPSIRQAVSVLRLETPLPSLPVKMPIPAYMRPPLADDSFGSPGTTGGISSGDASTTHSARNKVE; translated from the exons ATGGCTTTATCTCCATGGGGTTGCCTTCTGCTGGTCCTGGCAATCGCCCCTGCTTGCCATGCCCGTCCACTTGTTGAAGAAGACTTGGCCGGCAGCATGGCCACCCAGCCCCTGCGGCCATCTGTAATCTCGTGCTCAACTGCCGGCAACTACAGCGACGGAAGCCCATACCATGTGAACCTCTACCGGCTCCTGTCGGACATCCCCATGGCCGTTGACTCCAACGGCTTCTTCAACGGCACGTTCGGCGCGGCAGGCAATGAGGCCTTTGGCCTCTTCATGTGCTATGCCGGAGACACTGACGCCGAGTGCCAGGACTGCCTCGATCGTGCACCCGATGGTATCATGAAGCTGTGCCCCCACAGCCGGACGGTTCGCGCTGTCTACAACTCTTGCTCCCTCCAATACTCCGATGAGTCATTCTTCTCTGTTGCCGACCTCTCCGTCGTTGACATGGTCGACCTTTCCGTCGCGCCCCAGGTGGAACAAACCGCTTACCAACCTGAGAACAACAGAGCCCCTGACCAAACTTGGTACGGGGgaggtgataaggggtggcccgatcttctca gagGCTTACTTGTAGGGTACGTCGTGGACAAGGTTGGCTTGAGTCAGACAAGGCTCAAGCTGATTGATCGGCTCACGGTGAAGGCCAGCCAAGCGGACGTGCGGATCGCGGAGGGCACACAACCGTTCACCGACACGCAGTGGGTGCGGGCAGTGGTGCAGTGCACGAGGGACCTGCCGTCGAGCGAGTGCACACGCTGTCTATCCTACTACACCGATCAGCTGCCGCGATTGTTCCCGAACAATAGCGGCGGCGCCATCAAAGGGTCGAGCTGCTACCTGCGTTATGCCATCTTCTCAGACAAACCACGGGCGGTACATGTGCAGCTGGAGAGATACCAGTATAGCGAGAAGTATGAGAAGGAGATGgagaaacatgataaggagatggCCGAGCAGAAAAAATATTATGAAATGGTAATGGCGACGGTTCGCAGAAGACAACGACGAAAGGTGGCCATCACTGCCAGCCTTGTCACCATCTCCGTGGTGCTAGTGGTTTGCCTGGTCGTCATGTTGGTTCGGTTCCTGAGGAACCGGTGGCGAAAATGGGTGGCAGCAGCCAGGGTTGCCATGAGATCATACCTGGAAAAACTGGCGAAACTGATGGCTTACTACCGCAGCAAAAGAGTATATCAAGATGAGCTCGAGCAAGGTACTGGCCCCAGGCGATTCACATATAATGAGCTCGCGGCAGCCACCGACGGCTTCTCCAGCCGGAACAAGTTAGGCGAAGGAGGCTTCGGGTGCGTGTACAGGGGGTTCCTCAAGGACACGAACCTTCACATCGCCGTGAAGAAAGTGTCCAAGACCTCCCGCCAGGGCTGGAAGGAGTTCGTTGCCGAGGTGAGGATCATCAGCCGGCTAAGGCACCGAAACCTTGTGCAGCTCCTTGGATGGTTTAACGGTGGTGACGAAGGTGATCTCCTGCTCGTCTATGAACTGATGCCCAACGGCAGTCTGGATGCTCACTTGTACAAGCCGGACTACTTGCTGCCATGGACAGTCAGGTACGAGGTCGCGATTGGCCTTGGCTCTGCGCTGATGTACCTGCACCAGGATACGGAGCAGTGTGTCGTTCATAGGGACGTCAAGCCAAGCAATATCATGCTGAACGCGTCCTTGAAAGCCAAGCTCGGTGACTTTGGCCTCGCAAGGTTCGTCTGCGACGGTCGGGGCTCGCTCACGACAGGTGCAGCCGGGACACTCGGGTACATGGACCCGAAGTGTGTGTACTCAGGCAAGGCCAGCATGGAGTCCGATGTGTACAGCTTTGGTGTCGTCCTTCTGGAGATCGCCTGCTGCCGAAGGCCAGCTGTGGCCCGAGCCGATGACGAGGGAGTCGTCATCCACCTGATTCAGTGGGTCTGGGAGGCTTACGGCCAAGGGGCCATCCTTGAGGCAGCCGATGTGCGGCTGGACGGCAATTTCATCGAGCAGGAGATGGAGCATGTCATGATGGTCGGGCTTTGGTGTGGGCACCCCGACCCCGGCCTAAGGCCGTCCATCAGGCAGGCCGTCAGCGTTCTGCGCTTGGAGACACCACTGCCGAGCCTCCCGGTGAAGATGCCGATCCCAGCCTACATGCGGCCACCACTGGCGGATGACTCTTTTGGTTCTCCGGGAACTACCGGTGGCATCAGCAGCGGGGATGCCAGTACAACCCATTCAGCTCGTAACAAAGTTGAATAG